Proteins encoded together in one Prunus dulcis chromosome 3, ALMONDv2, whole genome shotgun sequence window:
- the LOC117621911 gene encoding uncharacterized protein LOC117621911, giving the protein MTVLEYEKKFNELSKYCIPLVEDESKKCQLFTRGLKASIRDIVISQRLTNFGNLVMSALLMESSQMMVRARGEPRRRQFDMGGPNQGSSKRSSYSSGSSSGRSYGGYRPGVSSSGGSNQSGSSGSHSVGSAVRECPVLLQGGEATVASPRGVGTQGRSQFRGASSSGGAQTNVASRGTVYRNSAVLVGDVCLEADLIPLEMVGLDVILGMDWLAKHHALLDCFRKEVVFRSPGRPEVTFYGERRVLPSCLISAMTAKRLLRKACSGYLAHVIDTRNQELKLEDIPIVREFPDVFPDDLPGLPPHREIEFTIELIPGTSPISQAPYRMAPAELKELKVQLQELVDKGFIRPSFS; this is encoded by the exons ATGACAGTGTTGGAGTACGAGAAAAAGTTCAATGAATTGTCCAAATACTGTATTCCACTCGTTGAAGATGAAAGTAAGAAGTGTCAGCTGTTCACTAGAGGATTGAAGGCCTCCATCAGAGACATTGTGATTAGTCAGCGGCTGACTAATTTTGGGAATTTGGTGATGTCCGCTTTGCTGATGGAGAGTAGCCAGATGATGGTAAGAGCCCGAGGTGAACCTCGGAGGAGACAGTTTGATATGGGTGGTCCCAATCAAGGATCATCCAAGAGGAGTAGTTACAGTTCTGGGTCATCCAGTGGCCGCAGTTATGGAGGTTATCGACCTGGAGTTAGTTCGAGTGGAGGCTCCAATCAGAGTGGTAGTTCTGGGAGCCATTCTGTGGGCAGTGCAGTTAGAG AGTGCCCGGTATTGCTTCAGGGTGGAGAAGCGACTGTTGCATCGCCTAGAGGGGTAGGCACTCAGGGCAGATCGCAGTTTAGAGGAGCCTCGTCCAGTGGTGGGGCCCAGACCAATGTGGCCAGCAGAG GCACGGTGTATCGCAATAGTGCAGTTTTAGTAGGAGATGTATGTCTAGAAGCAGATTTGATTCCGTTGGAAATGGTGGGCTTGGATGTTATTTTGGGCATGGATTGGCTAGCCAAGCATCATGCCTTATTGGATTGCTTCAGGAAGGAAGTTGTATTTCGTAGTCCTGGACGACCTGAAGTGACATTTTATGGTGAGCGTAGAGTGCTCCCATCTTGCCTCATTTCAGCGATGACGGCAAAGAGATTGCTCAGAAAAGCATGCTCAGGATATCTAGCCCACGTAATTGATACCAGGAATCAGGAGTTAAAGTTGGAAGATATTCCAATAGTCCGGGAATTTCCAGATGTGTTTCCTGATGATCTTCCTGGGTTACCTCCTCACCGGGAGATCGAGTTCACTATTGAGCTCATTCCAGGAACGAGCCCTATATCTCAAGCACCCTATAGGATGGCACCAGCAGAATTAAAGGAATTGAAGGTGCAGTTGCAGGAGTTAGTAGACAAGGGATTCATCCGACCTAGTTTTTCCTGA
- the LOC117621912 gene encoding receptor-like protein 7, translated as MKLDFKSMSTHSFTRTLGQVDECSALLQFKESFAINKSVSADPLAYPKVSFWTREGDGNRSNCCSWDGVECDEDFGHVVGLDLRSSCLYGSINSSNTLFRLVHLQWLDLSDNHFNFSQIPSRFGHDLSSLTYLNLSHSLFSGQIPSEISKLSKLSTLDLSFNSQKVDDDSFPLKLTKGNMRSLVQNLTTIKQLHLNWVEMYSTVPDILVNASSLTSLQLDICGLYGEFPIGIFHLPNLEVLDVNGNSNLTGYFPNFNRSNVFKKLNVGATNFSGMLPASMGNLHSLNFLDISLCHFYPLIPSSLGNLTQLNYLDMGGFYDVPNNNSTGQLFSEYSLSWIASLTNLYSLSLWANKFRGKFPSFVANLTQLSLLELGGNEITGQIPSWLMNLTQLTTLYLGGNNLSGAIPRSLFQLQNLEILDLSSNSLSGQVEFDQFSQPKKLKDLLLAYNKLSLQIITNLSATVPQLELLDLTSCNLTEFPEFLKYQSKLRFLQLGDNNIQGQIPKWVWNATRETLLFLELSSNFLTGFDQNPINLPWQNLYHLDLRTNMLQGSLPIPPQSIINYMVGSNHYSGEISPSFCNLNNLHILDLSNNSLSGMLPQCLGNSSALEILMLMNNSFHGSIPQICPVANSLKMVDLSYNQLQGKVPRSMANCTRLEFLNLGNNHMRDIFPSWLGALPALQFLSLRSNGFHGMIGKYATNHDFPKLCIIDLSDNGFSGVLPSNYLENWNSMKSVDESQQTYFQVISTADNNSAKYSYGFAYPYSITTFAKGVELKFIWTPYLLRFIDFSSNRFEGEIPAGVIGNLRGLLFLNLSNNALTGLIPSSLWNLTALESLDLSRNQLSGRIPGNLAQLTFLEYFNVSYNHLWGPIPLGQQFGTFLEDSYQGNSGLCGKPLSKKCDSSILLPPSIFEEDEDSGFQIALDWYVVLPGVVTGLIVGVVAGNFWTSKNHEWFLEKFSRKRQPRGTRGRRGHRN; from the exons ATGAAGCTTGACTTCAAGTCAATGTCAACGCATTCTTTT ACCCGGACACTTGGCCAGGTTGATGAGTGCTCAGCCTTGCTGCAGTTCAAGGAAAGCTTTGCAATTAACAAGTCTGTTTCTGCAGATCCTCTTGCTTATCCGAAGGTTTCATTTTGGACGCGAGAAGGAGATGGGAATCGGAGTAATTGTTGTTCATGGGATGGTGTTGAGTGTGATGAAGACTTTGGCCATGTTGTCGGCCTTGATCTCCGTAGCAGCTGTCTCTACGGTTCTATCAATTCCAGCAACACTCTCTTCCGCCTTGTTCACTTGCAGTGGCTTGACCTCTCAGATAAtcacttcaatttctctcaAATACCATCAAGATTTGGTCATGATCTTTCGAGTCTAACATATCTCAACCTTTCACATTCCTTATTCTCTGGCCAAATTCCATCAGAAATTTCAAAGTTATCGAAGCTGTCTACCCTTGATCTGTCTTTCAATTCTCAGAAAGTTGATGATGATAGTTTCCCTTTGAAACTGACCAAGGGCAACATGAGAAGCCTGGTTCAGAACTTGACCACCATAAAACAACTTCATCTTAATTGGGTAGAGATGTACTCCACTGTGCCTGATATCTTGGTCAATGCATCTTCTCTTACATCTCTCCAACTTGACATTTGTGGGTTGTATGGGGAATTCCCAATTGGCATCTTCCACCTACCAAACTTAGAGGTTCTTGATGTGAATGGTAACTCAAACCTTACCGGTTATTTCCCTAACTTTAACAGGAGCAATGTTTTCAAGAAATTGAATGTCGGGGCCACAAATTTCTCTGGTATGCTGCCTGCTTCTATGGGAAACCTTCATTCCTTAAATTTTTTGGACATCTCTTTGTGTCATTTTTACCCCCTTATTCCATCTTCACTCGGAAACCTTACCCAGCTCAACTACCTTGACATGGGTGGATTTTATGACGTTCCAAATAATAATTCCACAGGCCAATTATTTTCTGAATATTCCTTGTCTTGGATAGCAAGTTTAACCAACCTCTACAGTTTGTCCCTTTGGGCCAACAAATTCAGGGGGAAATTCCCAAGTTTTGTGGCCAACCTCACGCAACTTTCATTACTAGAATTGGGTGGTAACGAAATAACTGGTCAAATTCCATCTTGGCTTATGAATTTGACCCAGTTAACTACTCTATACCTCGGGGGTAACAATTTGAGCGGAGCAATTCCTAGGTCACTCTTCCAGCTCCAAAATCTGGAAATTCTTGACCTTTCCTCTAATAGCTTGAGTGGACAAGTTGAGTTTGATCAGTTTTCCCAGCCCAAAAAGTTAAAGGATCTTCTATTAGCATACAACAAGTTATCTCTGCAGATCATAACCAATTTGAGTGCTACTGTTCCACAGCTTGAACTTCTAGATTTGACGTCATGCAACTTAACAGAGTTTccagaatttttaaaatatcaatCCAAATTGCGCTTCTTACAACTTGGCGACAACAACATTCAAGGGCAAATACCAAAATGGGTGTGGAATGCAACTAGAGAAACTTTGTTGTTTCTCGAGCTCTCTTCCAACTTCTTAACGGGATTTGACCAAAATCCAATCAATCTTCCATGGCAGAATCTATATCATTTAGATCTCCGGACCAATATGTTACAAGGATCACTGCCAATTCCACCACAATCAATCATAAACTATATGGTCGGCAGCAATCATTACAGTGGAGAAATTTCGCCCTCGTTCTGCAACTTGAATAATTTGCACATTCTTGATTTGTCCAACAACAGCCTGAGTGGCATGCTTCCACAATGTTTGGGGAACTCCAGTGCTCTTGAAATATTGATGCTGATGAACAATTCATTTCATGGCAGTATTCCTCAAATATGTCCAGTCGCAAATAGTTTGAAAATGGTTGATTTGAGTTACAATCAGTTACAGGGAAAAGTACCAAGATCAATGGCCAATTGCACTCGATTAGAGTTTCTTAACCTTGGAAACAATCATATGCGTGACATCTTCCCATCTTGGTTAGGGGCACTTCCAGCACTACAGTTTCTCAGTTTGAGGTCTAATGGATTTCATGGCATGATTGGGAAGTATGCAACTAACCATGACTTCCCAAAGTTGTGCATCATTGATTTATCTGACAATGGTTTTTCAGGTGTGTTGCCCTCTAACTACTTAGAGAACTGGAATTCCATGAAATCTGTTGACGAGAGCCAGCAAACTTATTTTCAAGTCATTTCGACAGCAGACAACAACTCAGCTAAATATTCGTATGGCTTTGCTTATCCATACTCAATCACGACTTTCGCAAAAGGTGTTGAGTTGAAATTTATATGGACTCCTTATCTTCTTAGATTTATAGATTTCTCAAGTAATAGATTTGAAGGAGAGATTCCAGCAGGTGTCATTGGGAATCTAAGAGGCCTTCTTTTCCTTAACCTTTCCAACAACGCTCTCACTGGTCTCATCCCATCATCTTTATGGAACTTGACGGCTCTTGAATCGTTGGATCTCTCCCGAAACCAGCTCTCAGGAAGGATCCCCGGTAATTTGGCACAACTCACTTTCCTTGAATATTTCAATGTATCCTATAACCATCTTTGGGGTCCTATACCACTTGGCCAACAATTTGGTACATTCCTAGAAGATTCATACCAAGGAAACTCAGGTCTGTGTGGAAAGCCTTTGTCAAAGAAATGTGATAGCTCAATATTGCTACCACCATCAAtctttgaagaagatgaagattcCGGGTTTCAAATTGCACTAGATTGGTATGTGGTTCTGCCAGGAGTTGTTACTGGTCTAATAGTTGGAGTGGTTGCGGGGAACTTTTGGACAAGCAAGAATCATGAATGGTTTTTAGAGAAATTTAGCAGGAAGAGGCAGCCAAGAGGCACACGGGGGAGGAGAGGACACAGAAACTAA
- the LOC117621913 gene encoding receptor-like protein 7, with protein sequence MGMESWWSKFISVCSFILLLLNATHCFSPVQSQALGQVDECSALLQFKESFAIKKSVSADPLAYPKVSFWTREGDGNRSNCCSWDGVECDEDFGHVVGLDLRSSCLYGSINSSNTLFRLVHLQWLDLSDNHFNFSQIPSRFGHDLSSLTYLNLSHSLFSGQIPSEISKLSKLSTLDLSFNSQKVDDDSFPLKLTKGNMRSLVQNLTTIKQLHLNWVEMYSTVPDILVNASSLTSLQLDICGLYGEFPIGIFHLPNLEVLDVNGNSNLTGYFPNFNRSNVFKKLVVGFTNFSGMLPASMGNLHSLNFLDISWCHFYPLIPSSLGNLTQLNDLDMNSFNDIPNNNSTGQLVSEYSLSWIASLTNLYSLSLWATKFRGKFPSFVANLTQLSLLELGGNEITGQIPSWLMNLTQLTTLNLGGNNLSGAIPRSLFQLQNLEILDLSSNSLSGQVEFDQFSQPKKLKNLRLAYNKLSLQIITNLSATVPQLESLDLTSCNLTEFPEFLKYQSELRFLRLSDNNIQGQIPKWVWNATRETLLFLKLSSNFLTGFDQNPINLPWQNLYHLDLRTNMLQGSLPIPPQSIINYMVGSNYYSGEISPSFCNLNHLHILDLSNNSLSGMLPQCLGNSSALEILMLMNNSFHGSIPQICPVANSLKMVDLSYNQLQGKVPRSMANCTRLEFLNLGNNHMRDIFPSWLGALPALQFLSLRSNGFHGMIGKYATNHDFPKLCIIDLSDNGFSGVLPSNYLENWNSMKSVDESQQTYFQVISTADNNSAKYSYGFAYPYSITTFAKGVELKFIWTPYLLRFIDFSSNRFEGEIPAGVIGNLRGLLFLNLSNNALTGLIPSSLWNLTALESLDLSRNQLSGRIPGNLAQLTFLEYFNVSYNHLWGPIPLGQQFGTFLEDSYQGNSGLCGKPLSKKCDSSILLPPSIFEEDEDSGFQIALDWYVVLPGVVSGLIVGVVAGNFWTSKNHEWFLEKFSRKRQPRGTRGRRGHRN encoded by the coding sequence ATGGGAATGGAATCGTGGTGGTCGAAGTTTATTTCTGTATGTAGTTTTATTTTGCTATTACTCAATGCCACTCACTGTTTTTCACCTGTACAGAGTCAGGCACTTGGCCAGGTTGATGAGTGCTCAGCCTTGCTGCAGTTCAAGGAAAGCTTTGCAATTAAGAAGTCTGTTTCTGCGGATCCTCTTGCTTATCCGAAGGTTTCATTTTGGACGCGAGAAGGAGATGGGAATCGGAGTAATTGTTGTTCATGGGATGGTGTTGAGTGTGATGAAGACTTTGGCCATGTTGTCGGCCTTGATCTCCGTAGCAGCTGTCTCTACGGTTCTATCAATTCCAGCAACACTCTCTTCCGCCTTGTTCACTTGCAGTGGCTTGACCTCTCAGATAAtcacttcaatttctctcaAATACCATCAAGATTTGGTCATGATCTTTCGAGTCTAACATATCTCAACCTTTCACATTCCTTATTCTCTGGCCAAATTCCATCAGAAATTTCAAAGTTATCGAAGCTGTCTACCCTTGATCTGTCTTTCAATTCTCAGAAAGTTGATGATGATAGTTTCCCTTTGAAACTGACCAAGGGCAACATGAGAAGCCTGGTTCAGAACTTGACCACCATAAAACAACTTCATCTTAATTGGGTAGAGATGTACTCCACTGTGCCTGATATCTTGGTCAATGCATCTTCTCTTACATCTCTCCAACTTGACATTTGTGGGTTGTATGGGGAATTCCCAATTGGCATCTTCCACCTACCAAACTTAGAGGTTCTTGATGTGAATGGTAACTCAAACCTTACCGGTTATTTCCCTAACTTTAACAGGAGCAATGTTTTCAAGAAATTGGTTGTTGGGTTCACAAATTTTTCTGGTATGCTGCCTGCTTCTATGGGAAACCTTCATTCCTTAAATTTTTTGGACATCTCTTGGTGTCATTTTTACCCCCTTATTCCATCTTCACTCGGAAACCTTACCCAGCTCAACGACCTTGACATGAATTCATTTAATGACATTCCAAATAATAATTCCACAGGCCAATTAGTTTCTGAATATTCCTTGTCTTGGATAGCAAGTTTAACCAACCTCTACAGTTTGTCCCTTTGGGCCACCAAATTCAGGGGAAAATTCCCAAGTTTTGTGGCCAACCTCACGCAACTTTCATTACTAGAATTGGGTGGTAACGAAATAACTGGTCAAATCCCATCTTGGCTTATGAATTTGACCCAGTTAACTACTCTAAACCTCGGGGGTAACAATTTGAGCGGAGCAATTCCTAGGTCACTCTTCCAGCTCCAAAATCTTGAAATTCTTGACCTTTCCTCTAATAGCTTGAGTGGACAAGTTGAGTTTGATCAGTTTTCCCAGCCCAAAAAGTTAAAGAATCTTCGATTAGCATACAACAAGTTATCTCTGCAGATCATAACCAATTTGAGTGCTACTGTTCCACAGCTTGAATCTCTAGATTTGACGTCATGCAACTTAACAGAGTTTccagaatttttaaaatatcaatCCGAATTGCGCTTCTTACGACTTAGCGACAACAACATTCAAGGGCAAATACCAAAATGGGTGTGGAATGCAACTAGAGAAACTTTGTTGTTTCTCAAGCTCTCTTCCAACTTCTTAACGGGATTTGACCAAAATCCAATCAATCTTCCATGGCAGAATCTATATCATTTAGATCTCCGGACCAATATGTTACAAGGATCACTGCCAATTCCACCACAATCAATCATAAACTACATGGTCGGCAGCAATTATTACAGTGGAGAAATTTCGCCCTCGTTCTGCAACTTGAATCATTTGCACATTCTTGATTTGTCCAACAACAGCCTGAGTGGCATGCTTCCACAATGTTTGGGGAACTCCAGTGCTCTTGAAATATTGATGCTGATGAACAATTCATTTCATGGCAGTATTCCTCAAATATGTCCAGTCGCAAATAGTTTGAAAATGGTTGATTTGAGTTACAATCAGTTACAGGGAAAAGTACCAAGATCAATGGCCAATTGCACTCGATTAGAGTTTCTTAACCTTGGAAACAATCATATGCGTGACATCTTCCCATCTTGGTTAGGGGCACTTCCAGCACTACAGTTTCTCAGTTTGAGGTCTAATGGATTTCATGGCATGATTGGGAAGTATGCAACTAACCATGACTTCCCAAAGTTGTGCATCATTGATTTATCTGACAATGGTTTTTCAGGTGTGTTGCCCTCTAACTACTTAGAGAACTGGAATTCCATGAAATCTGTTGACGAGAGCCAGCAAACTTATTTTCAAGTCATTTCGACAGCAGACAACAACTCAGCTAAATATTCGTATGGCTTTGCTTATCCATACTCAATCACGACTTTCGCAAAAGGTGTTGAGTTGAAATTTATATGGACTCCTTATCTTCTTAGATTTATAGATTTCTCAAGTAATAGATTTGAAGGAGAGATTCCAGCAGGTGTCATTGGGAATCTAAGAGGCCTTCTTTTCCTTAACCTTTCCAACAACGCTCTCACTGGTCTCATCCCATCATCTTTATGGAACTTGACGGCTCTTGAATCGTTGGATCTCTCCCGAAACCAGCTCTCAGGAAGGATCCCCGGTAATTTGGCACAACTCACTTTCCTTGAATATTTCAATGTATCCTATAACCATCTTTGGGGTCCTATACCACTTGGCCAACAATTTGGTACATTCCTAGAAGATTCATACCAAGGAAACTCAGGTCTGTGTGGAAAGCCTTTGTCAAAGAAATGTGATAGCTCAATATTGCTACCACCATCAAtctttgaagaagatgaagattcCGGGTTTCAAATTGCACTAGATTGGTATGTGGTTCTGCCAGGAGTTGTTAGTGGTCTAATAGTTGGAGTGGTTGCGGGGAACTTTTGGACAAGCAAGAATCATGAATGGTTTTTAGAGAAATTTAGCAGGAAGAGGCAGCCAAGAGGCACACGGGGGAGGAGAGGACACAGAAACTAA
- the LOC117622859 gene encoding F-box protein SNE, which translates to MSYLSHSVKNTMPHEKTPSSEDKEKRPKFFINDHIDILVEILKRLDGPSLGVAACVCRLWSTLARNDSLWEHLCFRHVSSPPPSSVRPVVVALGGYKRLYRVCVRPVLSRLSDSDLVRRVWTRDEVQLSLSLFCVDYYERSGRLGGGGGGGGGGGGGGGDASASSLMFLCNTVNV; encoded by the coding sequence ATGTCATACCTCAGTCACTCCGTCAAAAACACCATGCCTCATGAGAAGACACCATCTTCAGAAGACAAAGAGAAAAGGCCGAAGTTCTTCATCAACGACCACATTGACATCCTCGTCGAGATCCTCAAACGCCTCGACGGGCCCTCCCTCGGAGTCGCCGCCTGCGTCTGCCGCCTCTGGTCCACCCTCGCCCGCAACGACTCCCTCTGGGAACACCTCTGCTTCCGCCACGTGTCCTCCCCTCCCCCCTCCTCCGTCCGCCCCGTCGTCGTCGCCCTCGGCGGCTACAAGCGCCTCTACAGGGTCTGCGTCCGCCCCGTCCTGAGTCGACTCAGCGACTCGGACCTGGTCAGGCGAGTCTGGACTCGAGACGAGGTCCAGCTCTCGCTCTCCTTGTTCTGCGTCGACTACTACGAGCGAAGCGGCAGGCTCGGcggcggtggcggtggcggtggcggtggcggcGGTGGTGGAGGGGATGCATCCGCATCGTCCCTCATGTTCCTCTGCAACACCGTGAACGTCTGA